In the genome of Tissierella sp., the window GCAACTATAGCTTTTTCTATTTCTTCTCTAGCATTTGAATATATGCCCATGGACTTATCCTTAGCTTTAATAAATTGATCACTTAATTTATCAGCTTTCACACTTATTTCACTCGATGTATTGGCACCCTCTTCTACCTTCTCAGCAAAATCAGAAATTGCCCTTTCTATCTCAGATGCAGACTCATTTACTGATATTGTTGTGGCAGATGTTTCTTCCATTCCTGCGGACAATTCTTCAGTTGTAGCTGAAGTATCCTCTGCTTGTCCTAGTAAGTAATGTATTTTTTCTGCAGTTTCTCCATGTATTTCATGATTTATACGAATGGAACTGTCCATATCTCCCATAAATACTTTCAATTTTTCTACTGTTAATTTGAAGGATTTATACATCTGCCCCATTTCATCTTTTCTGTTTAAATCTTTCTCTTCAATTTCAATAGATAATTTTAAATTTGAAATACTTTCTGCAATTTTAACTGAATCCTTGATAGGTTTAGTAATATTATTTGAAATATATAGTGAAGCTAAAATAGCTATTAAAAGTACAACTACAGCAGCAATGACTGTCAGTAATATAACTCTATTGACACTACCTAGGACACTATCAGACGTTACAGCTACTCCTACTGTCCAATTTGATTCTTCCACATTTCCAAAGAAAAAAACCCTCTCCATACCATCAAAGTCCTTTAATTCTCTATCTCTTAGTTTCAAATTGTCCTTTCCCATAAGGCTTGATATTTTACCTTCCAAAATTTCATCTTCCTTTATAAAACTACCATCCTTATTAGGCTTAAATTCATCATTTAGATGGGTGAGTATATTCCCGTTGTCATCGATTAAAAAAGCATAAGAGCCTTCACCATAATCTGAAGTAGCTACTAAATCAACTAAATAACTGATAGATATATCAGTTCCTATTACACCCTTCATCCCACTATTAGTCTTGAATTGTTTTGAAACAGTAATGACTATATCATTTGATACAACATCTATATATGGTTCAGTGATGAAAAAATCTTCAGTACCCATTGCCCCTACATACCATGGTCTAGTAGTCACATCAAAATCCGGTGGTAAGCTTACATCCGCCCCTAGGTAGGTCTCCTTGTTATTATAGCCCACATAATAGAAATTGTCCGGATTATCTGCTGTGATCTTTTTCATCAAGGATTTCATATAATAGGCCTCATGATTGTTATTGTGTAAAATCACATTAAGCGTAGCAGTTAAATTGTTTTTTTGTATTCCTAACCATTTATCCATTTCCTGTGCCGTATACTGAGCTTTTATCTCAACAACCTCGTTCATTGTTGCTTCAAGTTTCTTAACTGATATTGAATAGTTAATAATTGAAATAAGAAGAATTGAAAAAATGCAGATTAATGTTGTAAATAATAGCAGTTTACCTTTTAATTTCATTGAATAGCCCCCCTTATTTTTATAGATATATACCCAATATATCGACATAATATGACATTTTTTTAATCTTCTGAAAATATATTTTTCTGAGTAAAC includes:
- a CDS encoding methyl-accepting chemotaxis protein, which codes for MKLKGKLLLFTTLICIFSILLISIINYSISVKKLEATMNEVVEIKAQYTAQEMDKWLGIQKNNLTATLNVILHNNNHEAYYMKSLMKKITADNPDNFYYVGYNNKETYLGADVSLPPDFDVTTRPWYVGAMGTEDFFITEPYIDVVSNDIVITVSKQFKTNSGMKGVIGTDISISYLVDLVATSDYGEGSYAFLIDDNGNILTHLNDEFKPNKDGSFIKEDEILEGKISSLMGKDNLKLRDRELKDFDGMERVFFFGNVEESNWTVGVAVTSDSVLGSVNRVILLTVIAAVVVLLIAILASLYISNNITKPIKDSVKIAESISNLKLSIEIEEKDLNRKDEMGQMYKSFKLTVEKLKVFMGDMDSSIRINHEIHGETAEKIHYLLGQAEDTSATTEELSAGMEETSATTISVNESASEIERAISDFAEKVEEGANTSSEISVKADKLSDQFIKAKDKSMGIYSNAREEIEKAIVASREVEKINVLSNAILAISEQTSLLSLNAAIEAARAGESGRGFAVVADEIRKLAENSNSTVGEIQDVTGVITKSVEELTSRISQVMDFLENDVTKDYEMMVDAVNQYRDDGSSLYNIISDLSATSEELAATVNTIAESMKEISITVEESTVATTSIAEKNMNIVEAINEINSIIEKNKDISDKLEEIVSLVQF